The nucleotide sequence TTGTGTGACGCAGCGCGCCGCCGGTATACACCGCCATATCCATAGTGCCGCCGCCGATATCCACTACGCACACGCCCAGTTCGCGCTCGTCTTCGGTCAACACCGCATAACTGGATGCCAGCCCGGCGAAAATCAGTTGATCCACCTTCAGACCGCAACGCTCCACTGCTTTCACAATGTTCTTCGCCATGTCGTTATGACAGGTGATCAGGTGTACCTTGGCCTGCATCCGCACGCCAGACAGCCCAACCGGGTTTTTAATCCCTTCCTGATAATCGATGGCGTATTCCTGCGGGATCACATGCAGAATACGGTGCTCGTCACGGACCCGGACAGATTTGGCCGTATGCACCACGCTTTCCACATCGTCCTGCGTCACTTCTTCTTCGGAGATAGGCACCATGCCTATCTCATTCTGGCAACTGATGTGCTTACCGGACAACGCCAGATACACGGATGAAATCTGGCAATCAGCCATCAGTTCGGCCTGATCGATGGCGCGCTGTACGCACTTGACCACCGATTCCAAATCGTTAACGCCGCCTTTATCCATGCCCCGTGACGGGCAACTTCCCACACCGATGATATTGATCATGCCATCTGGCAGAACTTCACCTACCAGCGCAGCCACTTTTGCTGTACCGATTTCCAGCCCAACTACCAGTTTTCTGTCCGTCGACTTGATCATTGCTGTTTAGCCTGTGCCTGATTCTGTTGCTGATTACCGTTCTTTTGCTGATCAATGTCTTTTTGCTGATCAATAAATGCCGGGCTCCAACCTACCGCCGCGCCGGTTTCATAGCGCAAATCCACGTAGTTAACCCGCTTGTTTTCATTCTGGGCCTGCCGCTGCAGCAACGGGTAGAGTTCCAGAAAGCGCGCCAGACGCCGGCTTCTATCATCGCGTCCCAGGTCGAGGCGAGTATCATCGTCCAGCCCGACCTGCCACGAATGGCGCGCGGTCATCGCTACCATCTTCACCGTAAACTTGCCTGCCGCCAGTATCTGGTTCATCTCGCGATAGCCCTCCAGCACGTCTTCTTCACCGCCCTCCGGGCCGTACAGCATCGGCATTTTTTTGTTGCCGATGCGCTCAGCCGGCACGCTGAAAGCGTTACCCTCGCTGTCGACCATAAGTTGGTCATTCCAGCGCGCAAACGGAACGTATTCAACCAGATGAATCTTTAATTCATCCGGCCACTGCTTACGTACGCTGGCCTGTTTAATCCAGGGCAGGCGCTCGATCTGCTGCTGGATGACATTGACATCCTGGGTCATGAATGTCCCCGGCGAACCCAGCGACAAAATCGCCTGACGGATATCGTCATTAGTGGTGTAATGCCGCTCGCCGGTCACCGCCAGCCTCGACAGCGGCAGACGACTGGCATCCTTCATCCAACCCAGCACCATCCAGCTCCCCCACAGGATGGTGCCGGCCACCATCAGCAGGAAAAAAATCCCTGCCAACTGACCGCCATTGCTGCGTCGCGCGCCCTTTTCCTGCTCACGTCCGCGTGTATTCAACGCCGCCTGCGACATACTAATCAGCCA is from Dickeya dianthicola NCPPB 453 and encodes:
- the ftsA gene encoding cell division protein FtsA is translated as MIKSTDRKLVVGLEIGTAKVAALVGEVLPDGMINIIGVGSCPSRGMDKGGVNDLESVVKCVQRAIDQAELMADCQISSVYLALSGKHISCQNEIGMVPISEEEVTQDDVESVVHTAKSVRVRDEHRILHVIPQEYAIDYQEGIKNPVGLSGVRMQAKVHLITCHNDMAKNIVKAVERCGLKVDQLIFAGLASSYAVLTEDERELGVCVVDIGGGTMDMAVYTGGALRHTKVIPYAGNVVTSDIAYAFGTPPTDAEAIKVRYGCALGSIVSKDETVEVPSVGGRPPRSLQRQTLAEVIEPRYTELLNLVNDELLQLQEQLRQQGVKHHLAAGIVLTGGAAQIDGLAACAQRVFHTQVRIGQPLNITGLTDYAQEPYYSTAVGLLHYGKESHLSGEHEVEKRASVSNWFKRLNSWLRKEF
- the ftsQ gene encoding cell division protein FtsQ yields the protein MSQAALNTRGREQEKGARRSNGGQLAGIFFLLMVAGTILWGSWMVLGWMKDASRLPLSRLAVTGERHYTTNDDIRQAILSLGSPGTFMTQDVNVIQQQIERLPWIKQASVRKQWPDELKIHLVEYVPFARWNDQLMVDSEGNAFSVPAERIGNKKMPMLYGPEGGEEDVLEGYREMNQILAAGKFTVKMVAMTARHSWQVGLDDDTRLDLGRDDRSRRLARFLELYPLLQRQAQNENKRVNYVDLRYETGAAVGWSPAFIDQQKDIDQQKNGNQQQNQAQAKQQ